The window aaataataattaagaaaaaaagttgcagtACATCGCAAGGAAAAGttgttagaaaaaaaattcaaagaaATAGCAGAGGGATGTCACCATGACAAATAAAATGCgcgcgaaaataaaaaaaaaaaatatatataaacaaatatcccatggatgaaaaaattggCAGGCACaataaagaaggagaggaacAAAGTTCTGAATTAGGTTTCAAGTGGACTTTGCATCCCTCACACAGGAAAGATTTGTTGTCAGGTCGGTTCTGGTTCTCTACATGCGCGTTGTATGAATATATCTAAAGGAAGGCGCGCATGCATATAGGTATAAATGTTTGTATATGCGCGCACATGCACATGTTCCTGCTTGTACATACAAACATATGTGAGTTTCGTTTTATGCTTTTTCCGCTTGTAAGTATTTTCATATCCAATACGAGGGGGGGAGGCGCACTGATCAAGTTAAAAATGGGAGCTTACTCGATCGATGTTGGGTGACactgaaaaattaatttgcATGTATTTAGAGGATTCCTCAGAGGAGCCACAGGAAGtgaatttgttcttttcgttCCGCTTGCCCCTCCTACgttcttcacctttttttttctttttttttttctctttttttttttattctcttttttttctctcctgtGTAATGCAGTCGCAGTGTAGGTTAAGTAAAGCAGCGTGTTGTGAATTCAATGATAAATGCAAGAGAGTGAAAATGTATGTGCATGCGCTagcatgcatatgtataggCATATAGGAGGGTGTACATATCTGCATGCAAAATAGGAGGCCTCTTAAAATACCATTATTTTTAGTATAGTAGTGGGGacgaaaagagaaaaaaaaaaaaaactgcaatTTCTACTCGCGTTATAAAGAGGACAGGTACATGTTTCCGAGTTTTACCAATCTGCAATGGAAGGTGCAGGTCCCGTTGATTAGTAGGTCTGTACAGGTGGAACGCGGGGTCACCTATCATTCTTATCCCAATGACTACAAAGGATGGGGAAATGAATTAACACAGGGAGCAATTTTGTTGGAACTTGGCTTGGTgataaaacaagaaaaaaattataagtatatttatacgtatacacattTGTCTTTTCCGCCTGCTCTCCCCCTTCCTGGAGATttcatggaaaaaattaaaaagaacaaaaatgccTCGAACGCAGGTGGGCTGATAGGACAGTTtattaaaggagaaaaaaaaaaggagagcttgaaaaaaatagaggaaaCAGGACATGTTAGGTGAATCCACTTTTCTCCGatttttgataaaaattgaTTTGCTCTACCTGCGGACAAAGTTCTATTTCGCATTTTGTGGATAGTCCATTGGTTGGGTAGCGACATTGCATGTATTTATAGAAGGTGAAATGTTATAGATTGTGTAGCATTCAgagctttttttcttttttcattttttctttttttcttttttctttttttcttttttctttttttttttttttgtctgatTTTTCACAGGATTGATAAAAACACTCTAACGGTTACAATCGAGAAACAGGAGTATTTCTTTGGAGGTAGTTTATTCGGTCGCgctctttattctttttagtCCACAGTAAAATATGAGCAGATATGTCATCCCTTAAGGAGAGTACGTACCAGACGCAAAGGAAAAGCGGAAGGGTATACAGTTCTCCCATCGatgtagaaataaaaagtgtAGCAATCATTGGTCAGGGTAGAGAAATTAGTTTGCCACACTTTTGTCCGAGCTAATAAAAGGTgcccacaaaaaaaaaaaaaaaaaaaaaaaaaaatgaataaatgaataaatgtaAGGAGGTCATTCGAAATTTTAGGGGCGATGCACTAAAATCCTGGTGCATGGATGGGGCAACCCCCCCCCATATATTCCGCTTCGTTTCACACAAATAAATGCGATTATTATTAAAGGACATTTCAAAGTGAGCAGAGAAACATGAGAAatggtgattttttttttttttttttttttcttctccttttacgTGTGTTTATAAGTTCCTTCCGTGAAGGTATAAGTTATCCGGACAATATTCACGTAAAATAATTTGGTCAGACATGGGAAAGTGGTGTACGGGATGACAATGCGCAGGAGCGTAATGATACGGTTGGGATGGAGTTGTTTTAATAGGTGGAAGCTTTGATCACTGATTAGCGCGCatcgttcttttttcctttaattgTTAAAGAGGTaagaataattatttttcccctcatgTAGATTCAAGTGCtgagatgtttttttttaatgagtTGATCACTCGGCGTTTGTACATACTATGCACGTGCATATGCACgtgcatatgcacatgcacaggaaaaaaaaaaaaaaaaaaaatactcacAGGACATGCAAAATTACGGTCTTACTGCGAAAATACGATCCTACGAACATGCTAAAAGTACGATCCTACGAACATGCGAAAAGTACGATCCTTACGAACGAACAAGAAGTACGATCCTACGAACATGCGAAAAGTACGATCCTACGGACATGCTAACGAACGACCAAACGCACACACAAGAGAACAGAACAAGTGAACACACACGGATAAAACGGAACGTGTCGGATAGTACAAAAATGGatcgtgaaaaaaaaaagggaacggACCAACAGGAACAAAATAAGATGGACTAAACTCACAGAAGAAAATACGGGTCACGGACGATGCGAACTATTTTACACAACTCACACAAAAGAGCACTTAATGTACTCACAAAAGTTTCAACAACATTACACGTCTACGTAATAATAACTTTGGATGAAAGAGAACAGGTTGGGATAACTCACACGATAGGGGACTGAATAACgtctacatatgtatacacatgtatatgttatAATACAACTATagatacacatataaattggtggaaagaaaaaaaaaaaaaaaaaaaaaaaattttaaacttaatttttttttttttttttttctcctacatTGGGCACTTGGTCTATTCTGGACAAGTGTATTTACACAAATTTAGCTTCCGTTGTTCACTTGGCTTTTTATCAACTTTGGTGCTAGGATACTAGTTCCTTTCTCATTTGGGTATGGAGTTCAAGCTCTTCTGTATCCCCTGTTGTCAAATCCCGTGCctataaaaaagaacagcaaaggtaaaaaaaaaatgaagaaaaaaaaaaaaaaaaatttttaactctctttctctttcttttttttttttttttttttttttttttttccttcacttgtgTAGAAGTCGAAAAATGCCTTGGAGTTTAAAACATCATTTGACAGTTATTTTATGCTTTTCATACACATAAGGTGTATGATGAAGAGTGTGCAAAATTTCGACAAGTACAACATGGACAGTTtgacgtgtgtgtgtgtatacatatttctgctactttttcttattttcttaaCATAGAACAACCGTGCAGAGAGTGAAGGGTACTTGGGTGTGTAACATAACATCTCTACACATGTACAATAGAATTATCCAGGCACATGGATAAAATTATTCTCTACGCACTCCTTTGCTCTCAGCTTATTAACCGTAAGTCCTGGTGTATGGAGATGATGTTGTGCTTGGTGTGGTTGTTGGTGtggttgttggtggtgttgGTGTTGATGATGGTCTTGATGGTGCCGCTGGTGTTGGTGGGATTTTGGAGATATCTTCCTGGGATCTGCTTAAGTTTCTAGTTTCTGTATTTGTTGGGGGTCTGTTTATGATAGTTGGTTCTCGGGATTTCTTACTGTTCTTTTGTTGGTAGAGGTTGTATCCTCCTAAGGCACTACCAATGAGTAGAGCTAAACTAGTTGCGATGGTGGAAATCATCATTATCTTttgattccttttcttttttagcATATCCTTGTCAAACTTCTTCAATGACTTAGAGGAAGAAGCAGCTCTCTTTGCATCAACTAATCCTTCATTGTTCAATCCTGGAACGAAAACCTTAATGGTTATGAGGAAGGCGACGAAGTAAAATAATTTAGCTACTTTCATTTTCGCGAATATGGAAGGGATGATAAAAGTGTAAGCAATGTAGGGGTAATGTTAGGAAATTCGTAAAGCCTTATTGTATGTTAAAAAAACTATAACATAAAATGtgattaaataaattaagaatgacatataattattattatcgCGCGTATGCCGATGCGTTTAAAAGTGAtgagggtggaaaaaaaaaatatatgtatatatatatatataatgcgaaaaaaaaaaaaaaaaaaaaaaaaagtacgctAAAAGGGTATCGTAAAAAATAGGAGGCGTAATTGTGAAAGAATTAGAAAATACTAAATTTTTATACAATTCTAAAAATGTTCAGGTGTTATTTCTAATAGGTAAAActaggaaatatatatataatatatatatatatataatatatatatattttttcgaaGCGGTTATAATAATGTTAGAAGTAATTTCCCATGTGTCGAATTATATATGGCGAAAAAAGCGGTTTCTAATtattggaaatatttttatttaagccattttttcattgacGGGCAAAGGTGCGTgataatttttctcctttagaATTCAAATATAATCAAAATTAGGGAGGGgtataatattatatataatatgtataGATGATACGTTTGCATATTACATACGTACA of the Plasmodium knowlesi strain H genome assembly, chromosome: 5 genome contains:
- a CDS encoding early transcribed membrane protein encodes the protein MKVAKLFYFVAFLITIKVFVPGLNNEGLVDAKRAASSSKSLKKFDKDMLKKKRNQKIMMISTIATSLALLIGSALGGYNLYQQKNSKKSREPTIINRPPTNTETRNLSRSQEDISKIPPTPAAPSRPSSTPTPPTTTPTTTPSTTSSPYTRTYGTGFDNRGYRRA